A window of Motilibacter peucedani genomic DNA:
CCGGATCGCCCGGCAGATCGCCGAGCGCCGGCAGGCCGCCGAGCGCAACGCCCAGCTGGCCAAGTCGCGCAAGCGGGTCAGCCTCGAGGACTTCCTCGAGCGCAGCAAGGTCGAGACGCTCAACCTCATCCTCAAGGGCGACGTGTCCGGCTCGGTCGAGGCCCTGGAGGACGCGCTCCTCCAGCTCGACGTGGGCGAGGAGGTCGACCTGCGCATCATCGACCGCGGCGTGGGTGCGATCACCGAGAACAACGTCATGCTGGCCGTGGCGTCCGACGCGGTGATCATCGGCTTCAACGTCCGGCCCGAGGGCAAGGCGCGCGAGCTGGCCGAGCGCGAGGGCGTCGACGTGCGCTACTACTCGGTCATCTACCAGGCGATCGACGAGGTCGAGGCAGCGCTCAAGGGCCTGCTCAAGCCGGAGTACGAAGAGGTGCAGCTGGGCACGGCGGAGATCCGCGAGGTCTACCGCTCGAGCAAGTTCGGCAACATCGCCGGCTGCCTGGTGCGCAGCGGGGAGATCCGCCGCAACTCCAAGGCGCGCCTCATCCGCGACGGCGTGGTCGTGGGCGACAACCTCTCGATCGGCTCGCTGCGCCGCTTCAAGGACGACGCGACCGAGGTTCGCGAGGGCTTCGAGTGCGGTATCGGTCTGGGGTCGTTCAACGACATCAAGGTCGACGACGTGATCGAGACCTTCGAGATGCGCGAGAAGCCTCGCGTCTGACCGAGGGTCCTGTTCCACCCGCGTCCCGACGCTCGGTCCCGACCTCCCGCTCCGGCGGGCGGGTCGGGGCCGGGCGTCCGGCGTCGCGGCCCGCACGCGGCAGCTGACGAGGAGGGCTCGGCATGTACGTCGGCGCCCTCGAGCTCGACCTGCTGCTCGGCGACGTGCACTCGCTCAAGCAGAAGCGCTCGCTGGTCCGCCCGGTGCTCGCCGAGCTCGTACGCCGCTTCGCCGTCTCCGCGGCTGAGGTGGGCGACCACGACCTCCACCGCCGCGCGCTGATCGGTGTCGCGGTCGCCGGTGCCGACGCCCGGCACGTCAGCGAGGTGCTCGACTCGTGC
This region includes:
- a CDS encoding DUF503 domain-containing protein, producing MYVGALELDLLLGDVHSLKQKRSLVRPVLAELVRRFAVSAAEVGDHDLHRRALIGVAVAGADARHVSEVLDSCERLVAARPELDLLSARRRLMGPDDDYPATSSEGSTSHG